A part of Salmo trutta chromosome 15, fSalTru1.1, whole genome shotgun sequence genomic DNA contains:
- the LOC115149196 gene encoding E3 ubiquitin-protein ligase RNF185, translated as MASAAPPPAAVSTATENSSSSTAAGEGGNQDSTFECNICLDTSKDAVISLCGHLFCWPCLHQWLETRPNRQVCPVCKAGISRDKVIPLYGRGSTGQQDPRERTPPRPQGQRPEPENRGFQGFGFGDGGFQMSFGIGAFPFGIFSTAFNINDGRPHPAAPGTPQHMDEQFLSQLFLFVALVIVFWLLIA; from the exons ATGGCAAGTGCTGCCCCTCCACCAGCCGCTGTCTCGACCGCCACTGAGAACTCCAGCAGCTCGACTGCTGCTGGGGAGGGTGGCAATCAGGACAGCACCTTCGAATGCAACATCTGCCTGGACACCTCCAAGGATGCGGTGATTAGTCTGTGTGGGCATCTCTTTTG TTGgccctgtttacatcag TGGTTAGAGACCAGACCTAACAGACAAGTGTGTCCAGTGTGCAAGGCAGGCATCAGTCGAGACAAAGTCATCCCACTATATGGCAGGGGAAGCACAGGTCAGCAGGACCCACG GGAGCGAACGCCTCCTCGACCACAAGGACAGAGGCCAGAGCCTGAAAATCGT GGATTTCAGGGGTTCGGCTTTGGAGATGGAGGATTCCAGATGTCTTTTGGCATTGGTGCTTTTCCATTTGGCATTTTCTCTACAGCTTTTAACATCAATGATGGAAGACCACACCCAG CTGCCCCTGGGACCCCCCAGCACATGGATGAACAGTTCTTGTCTCAACTCTTTCTTTTTGTGGCTTTGGTGATTGTGTTTTGGCTACTAATCGCATAA
- the LOC115149192 gene encoding uncharacterized protein LOC115149192: MDEKLILSVFNFPELYNTTLPDYRNGETRSLAWRRISALTALPAEECKRKWKNLRDRYFKEVRQEKRSKEETGERTTSRWKYRQLLNFLQPFIKPRNGNADHDNQESPDTINKSTQSEIKPVKTLNTALVNNMKTHTTQVGTMSQLAFVTQLSPAQQGTQMAQLAFLAKLPPGAQISQAPQPSSAPQLSTYTTRKRPQTRQESPASPCSSSTPAKLSTKNRKLLAKEKDHSSDSMIPNRHCDEDEMFLLSFVPALKRLAPQKRCETKIKIQQIMYEAEFSVDLPLTVKDPLVTVSNELPEPVPQEDQGPESQEEPET, from the exons ATGGACGAAAAGTTGATATTGTCAGTTTTTAATTTTCCTGAGCTGTATAATACAACTTTGCCAGATTACCGCAATGGTGAGACAAGATCCCTTGCTTGGCGGAGAATCAGCGCATTGACAGCTCTTCCAG CTGAAGAGTGCAAAAGGAAATGGAAAAATCTAAGAGACCGATACTTCAAGGAAGTACGACAGGAGAAAAGGAGtaaggaggagacaggggagcgCACCACCAGTCGATGGAAATACAGACAACTTCTGAACTTTCTTCAACCATTCATTAAACCTAGAAACGGCAATGCAGACCATGACAACCAGGAGAGCCCTGATACAATCAATAAAAGCACACAGAGTGAGATCAAACCTGTCAAAACACTCAACACAGCCCTGGTAAACAACATGAAAACCCATACAACCCAGGTTGGGACCATGTCACAGCTAGCCTTTGTGACCCAGCTGTCCCCAGCTCAACAAGGCACCCAGATGGCCCAGCTGGCTTTCCTGGCCAAGCTACCACCAGGTGCCCAGATATCCCAAGCGCCCCAGCCATCCTCAGCTCCCCAGCTATCAACATACACAACCAGGAAAAGGCCTCAGACACGACAAGAGTCCCCTGCTTCACCATGTTCCTCAAGCACTCCTGCCAAGCTCTCCACAAAGAACAGGAAGCTGCTGGCCAAAGAGAAAGATCACAGTTCAGATTCCATGATCCCTAACCGACACTGTGACGAGGATGAGATGTTTCTTCTCAGCTTCGTTCCTGCCTTGAAGAGGCTAGCTCCACAAAAAAGATGTGAGACCAAAATTAAGATCCAACAGATAATGTATGAGGCAGAGTTTAGTGTAGATCTGCCATTGACTGTCAAAGACCCACTGGTGACAGTGTCCAATGAACTGCCAGAGCCCGTGCCTCAAGAAGACCAAGGGCCAGAGTCACAAGAAGAGCCAGAGACATAA